The following are encoded together in the Salvia hispanica cultivar TCC Black 2014 chromosome 6, UniMelb_Shisp_WGS_1.0, whole genome shotgun sequence genome:
- the LOC125195006 gene encoding protein FAR1-RELATED SEQUENCE 5-like, producing the protein MKRNYHMFGDMVAFDSTYNTNKYCMIFTPFTGKDNHGKPVTFAAGLVCNEKTGAFAWLFKHFVECMGVAPKMIVTDQDMGMRSAIQEVLVGTRHRWCMWHIMHKLASKVPEEWNGVIERYELEDVDWLNTLYKYRQMWIPAYFKNFPLGSMIRTTSISESENSFYKNFMKPRANLAELYLYFNNALDFQRNARTKLDYNDATSVPILATKLGFEKHAATIYTDSMFRKIQEEIVDGNDRCRVLGFSSTDKIDTYKLGDSGRNSYSVRHDKTDESYSCDCKLFGRQGYLCCHIFFLFRNNEVSKIPEMYCNSRWMKTPFSQGRTWTF; encoded by the exons ATGAAGAGGAACTACCATATGTTTGGTGACATGGTGGCGTTTGACTCCACTTACAACACAAACAA GTATTGCATGATCTTCACACCTTTCACGGGGAAGGACAATCATGGTAAACCCGTAACATTTGCTGCTGGATTGGTCTGCAACGAGAAAACAGGGGCCTTTGCCTGGTTGTTCAAACATTTCGTCGAATGCATGGGTGTAGCCCCCAAAATGATTGTGACCGATCAAGACATGGGCATGAGATCAGCTATTCAAGAGGTTCTTGTAGGAACTCGACACCGATGGTGTATGTGGCATATAATGCACAAGTTGGCTTCCAAGGTTCCAG AGGAGTGGAATGGAGTGATTGAGCGTTATGAGCTGGAAGACGTTGATTGGTTGAACACATTGTACAAGTATAGACAGATGTGGATACCGGCCTACTTCAAAAATTTCCCACTCGGTTCGATGATTAGGACTACGTCCATATCAGAATCTGAAAACAGTTtctacaaaaattttatgaagccCCGAGCGAACCTTGCCGAATTATACTTGTATTTCAACAATGCTCTGGACTTTCAGCGGAATGCTAGAACAAAGCTGGACTACAACGATGCTACTTCCGTGCCCATACTGGCCACTAAGTTGGGTTTCGAGAAACATGCTGCGACGATTTACACAGACAGTATGTTCAGGAAGATACAAGAAGAAATTGTTGATGGGAATGACAGATGCCGTGTGCTTGGTTTTTCATCAACAGATAAAATTGACACCTACAAGCTTGGGGATAGCGGACGGAATTCGTATTCCGTAAGACACGACAAGACTGACGAATCATACTCGTGCGACTGCAAATTGTTCGGCAGGCAGGGCTATTTGTGTtgccacattttttttctattcagGAACAATGAAGTGTCAAAAATTCCAGAGATGTACTGCAACAGCCGATGGATGAAGACTCCCTTTAGCCAAGGCCGTACATGGACTTTTTGA